The genomic stretch ACACATTGGGAGCATGCCAgagtacaactcccattatccccagcaCACAGGGCAAATGAGAGTTGCAATCTAGAGTGTCTGGAGGGCAAtgggttgggaaaggctgctgtGAAGGGCTGCAGATATATGGTGGTGGGTCatgttggagtttgttgtgggtttatCTGTTTCTAGAAGTGTTTTCCTATAAACGTAGAAGCTGCTTGCTTCCAAATCAGTCCAAGTGCTTCCTTGCTGGGAGACGGGAGTTAGCTCTTTGCTGCTCCTGGAAGGATTGCTTGTGCCACTTGGAGTCCTTGCATTTTAAAGGGCTCTGCATTCTTCGGTTCCGTGTATGTagaacattgtgtccagttctgggcgccacaattcagaaaggacattgagaaactggagcgtgtccaaaagagggcgacaaaaatggtgaagggtctggaaaccatgccctttgaggaacgtctcagggagctggggatgtttagcctggagaaaagaaggttaagaggtgatatgatcgccctgtttaaatatttgaagggatgtcatattgaagagggagcaagcttgttttctgctgctccagagaacaggacccggaacaagctacaggaaaagagattccacctgaacattaggaggaacatcctgagagtaagggctgttcgacagtggaatgcactccttcctcggagggtgatagagtctccttccttggaggtctttaaacagaggctggatggccatctgtcagggatgctttgatttggatttcctgcatggcagaatggggttggactggatggccctagtggtctcttccaactctatgattctatgatctgagatgattcccccccctccaaaaaaagcccttttgtaACATGTGGAAGATGTAGTAGTAGTAAATGTTATTTCTTGGTggtttgtagtggtttgagcactggccaACTAGGGACTGAATTCCCACTGCTcagcccttgggcaagtcacactctctcctcaggcaaaggcagtggcaaacctcccctgaacaaatcttgccaggaaaacctcatgatagattcgccttaggatGCCGTAAGTCAGCactgtcttgaaggcacacaacaacaacaacaaagcatgtcACCTCCTGGATGTCCTGCCTGGAGTAGAGATGGAAAGTTTCCACTAAGTTTGAACCCCTGGGGAAATACTGTACCGAAATGGGTATTTTCCCCATGCCTGGCTCTTCAGCCTGGACCCAGGGCCAGAGAAGTGTTGCTGAGTCCCAAGCAGCCTGCTTTCTTTTCAGGGATGCTGGCCATGCCTGCCAAGGCAGAGCAATCACGGGGATGTCTTTTGGCCGTCCCATTTTCCCTGGCAGCTGCTTCCAGAGCCATGGCTTGGTCACCTGAGTTTTGGCTCAGCTCTTTCCAGGTGTTTTCTGCCACCCAAAGCAGCCCTCAGCCTGGTTCGTAAGGTGGGGCAAGGCTGAGTAGAGGTAGGGGTGGCTTGGAGGCATGGGGAGAAGCCCCAGGACAGGGCCCTAAACCTCactgttagtcccagctagagtaaaccAATGTCATTGTCTAAGGGTTGACTTGCAAAGTTCCCATTTATACAGTGGAAAAGAGatttccagctaaacattaggaagaactgagGTTAAGAGCTGTTCTCtggtggaagacgctgccttgaAGAGTGGGGGAGttgctttctttggagatttttaagcagaggctggagggccatatCTTGGGAGTGATTTAGTTGTGTCCTGTCTTGCTTGAAAAGAGGACATACcagatgacccttgaggtcccttccagctctgattGTGTGAATTTGTCAAATCCCACAAGTGCTTCTTGGTGGTTTGAGGTGCATTCAGGAGCCTGGACATTAGTGCCCCATTGCACCAGTGCATCTCTTCCAAAGTCCCCAGCCTGACTTTGtgtttttcctttccccttgCTTTCCAGGGCGAGGAGTCGAAGCCCCTTCTGCCCCCCGCCTCCAGTCCCCCCAACAAGTCCTTAAACGGAACGGAGCCCAGCTGGAACAGCCTGCCTTCGGCCCGGACAGATGAACAGGCCTTGCTCTCCTCCATCCTTGCCAAGACAGCCATGTAAGTGCCCTTTGTCTGATTCAAAGGGAGGGTCAGTAGATTGGTAGGTGAAAATCTCAAAATAGAAAACCTTCAGGGTCTGTATGTTGCTGTAGCTTCCTGCACAAAACAGCGAAGGCTGTTCCTTGGTCATCTCTGTCTGGGATCCTGTTCTGTTCTCTTTTGTGGACCCAGGAAAGTGACATGGAACATCCATGCTCAAGAGCAGTCTACCTCTGAATGCCACATCTTGTGGGCGAGAGTTCTTGCTTTTATGTCCTGCGCACAAGCTTCTGATCTTGCATTTGAGGGTCCTTGTGGGTAATAGGATGCTGGAGTAAGTCTTGGTAGTAGGATGCTGCAATAAGCCTTTTCTCCAGACACACTGTTGTttggttcttctggaagcttctgggGAGGAGGACTGACTCCAGCagtactgatgatgatgatctttttATACATCCCCTGAAGAAAGTCTCAGGATATCTACAGACAAAAACACTTTGAAGTTTTTTAACAATTAAGTATCCTTCTCTaccaatttgaaatgggtctcCTCTTTCAGGGTTTTATTGGACATTGTCTTTGCTAGAACAGCTGTCTTGTCGCTGGTCCCTCTGTCTGAATCAGAAATGGAAAAAGCTCCTCTTTTAAGTAACAACTTCCAGACTCTCAGAAAAGCTCAGAGCTTTTTCGAACACGATGGTGTTTGGTCCTCACAATTGAAGGAAATGTAGGAGACCCTCCTGGGCTGATGGTGGAGGAGGCGTGCCATTTCCTTTCCTAACCTTGAGCCTCTGCCTTCTTGCAGCAACATCATTGACGTTTCAGCTGCAGATCAGCAGCAGATGGAACAACATGAGTACATGGACCGAGCCAGGCAATACAGGTAGGAGGAGGCACCGAGAACATTAATGCTCCTGTTCCCTCACATCTGATAACTGGTGCCACACTGGATAGTGGGCCCTGGGGAGGAGGACTTAACCTGGGAAGAGACCCATTACCTACACTTGCTTTAAGGACAACTATTATTATTGATTTGTTTATACATTCATCTAGGAATGGCCAGCTTACAGAAATTATAATTAAATCCAGCTAAATACACTTAACAAAGTCTTGTTTTTGAAACCATCTTGAGGCAATTGCTGAAATACTTGCTATGGGCTCTGAAAAATGTGGGTTGGCAATGGGTTAGAGTAGATGACCTTTGGGTCACTGTCCAACTTTATAGCAAAGAATTATAGAGTTGCATGATGGGCCAAAGGTCATCTACTCGAACCTACTGCCATCTAAAACACTTGGAAGTTGCTCATCTTTAGTTGAAAgacagcctattccactgtcaaacagctctcgcAGTGAAGAGGTTCTCCtcatgtttaggtgaaatctcctttcttgtaatatgaatccactggtttgtattctggtctctggagcagaagaaaagaagCTGGCTAAATCTCCTACATGACAaccattcagatatttaaagataaagagtgttttatttatttatttcaagggcttctgtcctgcccttctcccacaatgggattcattgtttaaagatggctatcttTGCTCTCACCCTTCTCCAAGCAGAACGTACTCGGtgggatgtggcagctaaaaaggccagtacaattctaggctgcatcaataaaagtatagtgtctagatcaaagaatgtaatagcgccactctgttctcctttggtcaggccgcacctggaataatcctgtgtccagttctggacaccaaaattcaaaaaggatgttgagaaactagagcatgtccaaatcTTTaaaagagtctggatggccatctgtcagggatgctttgattgagatttcctgcatggcagaatggggttggactggatggcccttgcggtctcttccaactctgggattctaaagacttagggagctgggggtatttagcctggagaagagacagttaagaggtgatatgatatccctgtttaagtatttgaaggggtgtcacattgaggatagagcgaacttgttttctgctgcttcagagaataggacacaatggagcaatggatggaagctccaggaaaagagattccagctcaacattaggaggaaagtCTTTGACAGTGAAAGACAATGCTCCCTCAGATATTTTGATGGagaatccttctttggaggctggatggtgggagggtctcttccaactctatgattctatgattcctgagccacttctcatagggcttgctggtttccagacctttaaccatcttggtcacccttctggacacgctccagtttgtcaaatGCTAGCTAGGCTTCTGGCTTGTGACCCTGGAATTTCCAAAGAGATTTGGGGTGGAGAGTTCACTGGCCAAGCAACAAATGGGAGGCAGGAATCTGGCCGTGCCTTATACATGAATGCATTCCTTTATGGAGGCGTTCGGACACTTTTCCCCCAGTGCAAATGGCCACACTCTGTTCAAGGCTGCAGGAGCAGAGCTGCACATTGAGTGCTGCTGTGCACACAGGCGTAGATGTGCATGAATATTTGGCTGCACAGCCAATTGCTTACAGTATTGCCATTTAGTGTGTAACGCCACATGTGGAGGTTCCTACTACCAAACCAAAAGGGAAATGTAGGGTGTGTACCCATACACACAGAAGGTCTCTAAATTGAGTAACAAAAAGAGACTAACCAGGAAAGTCAGGTACTTATGAATACTTATAATTTATGCTTTAATCAGTGTTTGTATTATTCTTAAATAAGCATTCACAAGTACAGTGTGAAGTCGagggctttcacggccggcagcCATAGTtcgttgtgggtttttcaggttgtatggccatgttctggaagactttCCTGACCTTCCTAGTTAGTCTTTTTCTGAGGTTCCTACTACAGAAGGAGGGCATCTTATagcatcttcctcctctccctcagtGTGTTGCTCTCCATCTTCCCCATCAGCCCTCTCTCTTGGCTTGGTGCACTCCTACCCTTTTCTCAGCATGCCCTTGTTCCCTGTTTGGACTCGGTCTCTCTCTTGGTGGACTCCTGCTCAGCCTCTGCTCTCTTTCCAGCACCAGGCTGGCCATGCTCAGCAACAACCTGATGCACTGGAAGAAGCTGCCGCCACTGCCCTCGCTGACCAACCAGCCGCATCAAGTCCTTGCCAGCGACCCTGTGCCCTTTGCGGACCTACAACAGGTGGGCAGCTGAGCAGAGCAACTGGCGCCTGAggctcccgggggggggggggggttcttggggatGTTGGGCACCTTTTGCTCTCAGCATTTGAGTGGAACAGCGCATCCCTTGGTGCAGTTGAAGAA from Sceloporus undulatus isolate JIND9_A2432 ecotype Alabama chromosome 3, SceUnd_v1.1, whole genome shotgun sequence encodes the following:
- the LAMTOR1 gene encoding ragulator complex protein LAMTOR1, with translation MGCCYSSENEASDQGEESKPLLPPASSPPNKSLNGTEPSWNSLPSARTDEQALLSSILAKTAINIIDVSAADQQQMEQHEYMDRARQYSTRLAMLSNNLMHWKKLPPLPSLTNQPHQVLASDPVPFADLQQVSRIAAYAYSALSQIRVDAKEELVVQFGIP